From Bacteroidota bacterium, a single genomic window includes:
- a CDS encoding gliding motility-associated C-terminal domain-containing protein yields the protein MCKKIKILLFVFTLLCVSVGFSASGFIENKGQVLDFNGNSRSDIKYVKTTPDLNLYFFDTKISYVLHNINSVNKVYFEALETKTKELFEGTITKAQFDEVALSNPRISYHRLDLEFVGGNYNPLISASNQLSGYNNYYYSGIKAENVKSYNKLGYSGVYEGIDFSFYETESKIVKYDIVVHPTGDVNDIKLKYTGADKVELENNVLSIHTGLQVIKENLPKIYQTINGRIEEVKSEYKIIEQNENYTVIGFQAHRYNKQYDLVIDPAVWTTYMGGTNGEIPYSVVADNQDNSIFCGTTASLNFPVTVGAFQTNHAGGINNNMAGLWPIGQCDAYLIKFDFNGNRLWSTYFGSTAGNDDFRAVCVDPNGNIVAGGLSTNGVIPGLGSGLQNTYSGGNTDGYLAKFNSAGNLVTSTYFGGNGQDWLLDVARDNAGNFVAVGYTTSSNLPMVGNTYQASNGGFIDIYIAKFNNNLNALQFSTYYGGTGSEYAFGVDVDSNNDICIVGSSNGLGSGFPTTAGAFQTTYGGQNNFLTAGGDGVILKFSSAGNRLWATYYGNPGTDYTTAVAVDQNDDIVICGITNKSAPANNTYFSTPGAFQLSHAGGGTASYSLDSYVAKFSPSGTRIWGTYLGGSVGGASSSNKPDDYAMGIAITSENDIVVTGDSYTTDFPNTTCSYQGNVVNQYEQIFITTFNPSGKLICSSLLVNSASASGHNDMSIFSGWGTSGGYIDARKGFGYLTAHNLAGNAPVTTGAFQTTKMGSREPIASRICLYTCGNSTLTASYTSTTPTICINQSVTYTGIPNTCDTTRTKYLWTFPGGTPATSTNKTPTVNYNAAGLFNFKLRITTPCDTDSVVVANYVTVSNPILTSTITNASCFGLADGQATASLSSGIAPYTYSWSNAQTNSAATFLGIGTYSVVVSDAIGCSATGQVTITEPPQLQFSLQLQQGVLCNGIPTGQITSQTSGGVGAYTYVWSVVNNTGAAASNLNAGIYGATVQDGNGCIASDTIHLNQPGSLIGFISTLTNVLCNGDATGSATAAAIGGVGAYTYSWSSGQNTAVVNSFTANTYTVTITDANGCTAQAYANITEPPLLQVSSVVQSTVDCFGNNNGSAIANPNGGTGSYTYSWSNGQQTHVANGLPAGTYQVLVTDANGCTENASMQITEPTALTAQITGPTDICMGAANASILATPAGGTPSYSFSWSNNQQTAGLNNIGAGVYNLVVTDANGCTLATSHTIQLNPALQPQPTFTVDKLSGCGPLCVNFINTTTNTQSLMWEFGSNGITSTNSSEQYCFTSPGSFNIALTVVDNNGCSATLTQTNFITVHPNPVAQFNSSVSETSILESQVQFVSTSILSNSLNWSLGDSTFVSTLFPDNSISHTYKDTGVYAVKLVVVTEFGCKDSTIEYIYIKDDYTQYIPNSFTPNGDGINDVFMPSGIGVEAKDYLFEIYNRWGEKIWSTKEIYKGWDGRANDGKLIAQQDVFIYVLHINDIYERKHRFVGSVTIIK from the coding sequence ATGTGTAAAAAAATAAAAATTTTACTTTTTGTTTTCACTCTGCTATGCGTAAGTGTGGGCTTTTCAGCATCCGGTTTTATCGAGAATAAAGGGCAGGTGTTAGATTTTAATGGAAATTCAAGGAGTGATATAAAGTATGTAAAGACAACTCCTGATTTAAATTTATATTTCTTTGATACTAAAATTTCGTATGTACTTCATAATATAAATTCCGTAAACAAAGTTTATTTCGAAGCGTTAGAAACAAAAACAAAAGAACTTTTTGAAGGCACGATAACTAAAGCTCAGTTTGACGAAGTTGCCCTTTCTAACCCCCGTATTTCATATCATCGATTGGATTTGGAGTTTGTTGGCGGAAATTACAATCCTCTGATAAGTGCCTCTAATCAATTAAGTGGATACAACAATTATTATTATTCAGGGATAAAAGCTGAGAATGTAAAGTCGTACAATAAATTAGGTTATAGTGGTGTTTACGAGGGAATTGATTTTAGCTTTTACGAAACAGAATCAAAAATAGTAAAGTATGATATTGTTGTTCATCCTACCGGAGATGTGAATGATATAAAATTAAAGTATACGGGAGCAGATAAGGTTGAATTGGAGAATAATGTACTTTCAATACATACTGGATTGCAAGTAATAAAGGAAAATCTGCCTAAAATTTACCAGACAATTAATGGGAGAATAGAGGAGGTAAAATCGGAGTATAAGATTATTGAGCAAAATGAAAACTATACTGTTATTGGGTTTCAAGCCCATCGATATAATAAGCAATACGATTTAGTTATCGACCCTGCTGTTTGGACTACCTATATGGGGGGCACGAACGGGGAAATTCCATATTCTGTTGTTGCCGATAATCAAGATAATTCTATTTTTTGTGGAACAACTGCTTCACTAAATTTTCCTGTAACTGTTGGAGCCTTTCAAACAAATCACGCAGGAGGTATTAACAATAATATGGCCGGGCTTTGGCCTATAGGGCAATGCGATGCGTATTTAATTAAATTTGATTTTAATGGGAATAGGCTTTGGTCGACCTATTTTGGCAGTACTGCTGGTAATGATGATTTTAGAGCAGTTTGTGTTGATCCAAATGGAAATATTGTTGCTGGTGGATTATCTACAAATGGCGTGATTCCTGGCTTGGGTTCTGGCTTGCAAAATACCTATAGCGGAGGAAATACAGATGGATATTTGGCAAAATTTAATTCAGCCGGAAATTTAGTTACCTCTACATACTTTGGAGGTAACGGACAGGATTGGTTGTTAGATGTTGCCAGAGATAATGCTGGAAATTTTGTGGCTGTAGGTTATACTACTTCTTCAAATTTGCCTATGGTTGGAAATACTTACCAAGCAAGCAATGGGGGATTTATAGATATTTACATTGCAAAATTTAACAATAACTTAAATGCGTTGCAGTTCTCTACTTATTATGGAGGAACAGGATCAGAGTATGCATTCGGAGTTGATGTAGACTCGAATAATGATATTTGCATTGTAGGTTCAAGCAATGGATTGGGTAGCGGGTTTCCAACTACTGCCGGTGCATTTCAAACTACTTACGGAGGGCAAAACAATTTTTTAACAGCTGGAGGAGATGGAGTAATACTAAAATTTTCTTCTGCCGGAAACCGTTTGTGGGCTACCTATTATGGAAATCCAGGTACTGATTATACGACAGCTGTAGCAGTTGATCAAAATGATGATATTGTAATTTGTGGTATTACAAATAAAAGCGCACCTGCTAATAATACTTATTTTAGCACTCCGGGTGCTTTCCAACTATCGCATGCCGGAGGCGGTACTGCATCTTATTCTTTGGATAGTTATGTGGCAAAATTTTCTCCTTCAGGCACTAGAATTTGGGGTACCTATTTAGGAGGATCAGTTGGTGGAGCAAGTTCATCAAACAAGCCGGATGATTATGCAATGGGAATTGCAATTACAAGTGAGAATGATATTGTAGTAACCGGAGATTCTTATACAACAGATTTTCCAAATACAACTTGTTCATACCAAGGCAATGTTGTCAATCAATACGAGCAAATTTTCATTACCACATTCAATCCTTCCGGGAAGTTAATTTGTTCCAGCTTGCTAGTAAATTCAGCTAGTGCAAGTGGTCATAATGATATGTCTATTTTTTCAGGATGGGGCACATCGGGTGGATATATTGATGCACGTAAAGGATTTGGATATCTAACAGCTCATAATTTAGCAGGAAATGCACCTGTTACTACTGGTGCATTTCAAACAACAAAAATGGGGAGCAGAGAACCAATAGCCTCCAGAATATGTTTATACACTTGTGGCAATAGCACTCTTACCGCAAGCTACACAAGTACAACACCAACAATTTGTATCAATCAAAGTGTAACATACACCGGCATCCCTAATACATGCGATACCACTAGAACCAAGTATCTATGGACATTTCCGGGAGGAACCCCAGCAACTTCTACAAATAAAACACCTACTGTTAATTATAATGCAGCCGGACTTTTCAATTTCAAGTTGAGAATTACTACTCCGTGTGATACAGATTCTGTGGTGGTAGCAAATTATGTAACTGTTTCTAATCCGATACTAACTAGTACTATTACTAATGCTAGTTGCTTTGGATTAGCAGATGGGCAAGCTACTGCAAGCTTAAGTTCCGGTATAGCGCCATATACGTATTCATGGAGCAATGCACAAACAAACTCAGCTGCGACATTTTTGGGTATTGGTACCTATAGTGTGGTAGTTTCGGATGCAATTGGTTGCTCCGCAACCGGACAGGTTACCATTACAGAGCCACCTCAATTACAGTTTTCGTTACAGCTCCAACAAGGTGTTTTGTGTAACGGAATACCTACCGGACAAATTACCTCTCAAACATCAGGTGGTGTGGGTGCTTATACATATGTGTGGTCTGTTGTCAACAATACAGGAGCTGCGGCTTCAAATTTAAACGCAGGCATATATGGTGCTACGGTTCAAGATGGGAATGGATGTATTGCAAGTGATACTATACATTTAAATCAACCCGGCTCTTTGATAGGATTTATTTCCACTTTAACCAATGTGCTTTGCAATGGAGATGCCACGGGGTCTGCTACTGCTGCTGCTATTGGAGGTGTTGGTGCATACACGTATTCGTGGAGTAGTGGACAAAATACTGCTGTTGTTAATTCATTTACAGCTAATACGTATACGGTAACAATTACAGATGCCAATGGATGCACTGCACAAGCGTATGCAAATATTACCGAACCACCTTTGCTTCAAGTGTCATCAGTAGTTCAATCTACTGTTGATTGTTTTGGAAATAATAATGGCTCTGCAATAGCGAATCCTAATGGCGGGACAGGAAGTTATACGTATTCTTGGAGCAATGGACAGCAAACACATGTAGCCAATGGGTTGCCCGCAGGTACCTATCAAGTTTTAGTTACAGATGCAAATGGTTGTACAGAAAATGCATCTATGCAAATTACAGAACCAACAGCTCTAACAGCTCAAATAACAGGGCCCACAGATATTTGTATGGGGGCTGCAAATGCAAGCATATTGGCTACTCCGGCAGGAGGCACGCCTAGTTATTCATTTAGTTGGAGCAATAATCAACAAACAGCGGGACTCAATAACATTGGAGCTGGAGTATATAATTTAGTTGTTACAGACGCCAATGGATGTACTTTGGCAACAAGCCATACTATACAATTAAATCCAGCATTGCAGCCACAACCAACCTTTACAGTTGATAAACTATCGGGGTGCGGGCCATTATGTGTAAATTTTATAAATACAACTACTAATACACAAAGTTTGATGTGGGAATTTGGTAGTAACGGTATAACGTCCACTAACTCTTCCGAACAATATTGCTTTACAAGTCCAGGTAGTTTTAATATTGCATTAACTGTTGTAGATAATAATGGATGCAGTGCTACTCTTACACAAACAAATTTTATTACTGTACATCCCAATCCAGTGGCGCAGTTTAACTCTAGTGTAAGTGAGACCAGTATTTTGGAGTCGCAGGTTCAATTTGTTAGTACATCAATTTTGTCTAACAGTTTAAATTGGAGTTTAGGAGATAGTACTTTTGTAAGTACCTTATTCCCGGATAATTCAATAAGCCACACCTACAAAGACACAGGTGTGTATGCGGTTAAACTAGTAGTAGTAACAGAATTTGGGTGTAAGGATAGTACAATCGAATATATTTATATAAAAGATGATTACACACAATACATTCCCAATAGTTTTACTCCGAATGGCGATGGCATTAATGATGTATTTATGCCATCAGGTATTGGGGTTGAGGCTAAGGATTATTTATTTGAAATATACAATCGATGGGGCGAAAAAATTTGGAGCACTAAAGAAATTTATAAAGGGTGGGATGGCAGAGCTAATGATGGAAAACTGATAGCCCAACAAGATGTGTTTATATACGTATTACACATCAACGATATCTACGAAAGAAAACATCGCTTTGTAGGAAGCGTTACTATTATTAAATAG
- the ettA gene encoding energy-dependent translational throttle protein EttA, whose translation MSEGRQIIFSMVNVTKSLNTGKTILKDIYLSFYYGAKIGIIGSNGSGKSTVMKIIAGVEKSYQGEVHYSPGYSIGYLEQEPQLDDTKTVIEIVREGAKEHVNILKEYEEVNNKFMEPMSDEEMTKLIEKQARLNDLIEQHDLWNLDNRLERAMDALRCPESEAAVKNLSGGERRRVALCRLLIQNPDILLLDEPTNHLDAESVDWLEQYLQNYKGTVLAITHDRYFLDNVAGWILEMDRGEGIPWKGNYSSWLDQKAKRLAQEEKQESKRRKNLERELDWVRQGAKGRQTKQKARLQNYEKMLGEGTKEKEEKLEIFIPNGPRLGNEVIEAINVSKAFGDRLLYEGLNFKLPPAGIVGIIGPNGAGKTTLFRMIMKQETPSSGEFKVGPTVKIAYVDQAHTDIDPNKTIYEVLSGGNEIVEIGGRALNSRAYISRFNFNGSDQGKKCGVLSGGERNRLHLALTLKSEANVLLLDEPTNDLDVNTLRALEEALEDFAGCAVIISHDRWFLDRVCTHILAFEGNSQVYYFEGGYSDYEENRKKRMGNEEPKRIRYKKLAV comes from the coding sequence ATGTCAGAAGGTCGTCAAATAATATTTTCCATGGTAAATGTGACTAAATCACTTAATACCGGAAAAACAATTTTAAAAGATATTTACCTTTCATTTTATTATGGTGCTAAGATTGGCATTATCGGTTCTAATGGTTCTGGTAAATCTACCGTAATGAAAATTATTGCAGGCGTTGAAAAATCCTATCAAGGCGAAGTGCATTACTCTCCGGGGTATTCCATTGGCTATTTAGAGCAAGAACCTCAATTAGACGACACTAAAACAGTTATTGAAATTGTGCGCGAAGGTGCCAAAGAACACGTAAATATTTTAAAAGAATACGAAGAAGTAAACAACAAGTTTATGGAGCCCATGAGCGATGAGGAGATGACCAAGCTCATTGAAAAGCAAGCTCGCTTAAACGATTTAATTGAACAACACGATTTATGGAATTTAGATAATCGTCTCGAAAGAGCTATGGATGCGCTGCGTTGCCCGGAATCGGAAGCTGCTGTAAAAAATCTTTCCGGTGGAGAAAGAAGACGGGTAGCATTGTGTAGATTGCTAATTCAAAATCCCGACATCTTATTATTAGACGAGCCTACCAACCACTTGGATGCCGAGTCTGTTGATTGGCTAGAGCAATATTTACAAAATTACAAAGGCACCGTATTGGCTATTACCCACGACAGGTATTTCTTAGACAACGTAGCCGGCTGGATTTTAGAGATGGACAGAGGCGAAGGTATTCCATGGAAAGGAAATTACTCTTCTTGGTTAGATCAAAAAGCAAAACGTTTAGCACAAGAAGAAAAACAAGAAAGTAAACGTAGAAAGAATTTAGAACGAGAATTGGATTGGGTTCGCCAAGGAGCGAAAGGCCGACAAACCAAGCAGAAAGCGCGTTTGCAGAACTACGAAAAAATGTTGGGTGAGGGAACAAAAGAAAAAGAAGAGAAACTGGAAATATTTATTCCAAATGGTCCACGCTTAGGAAATGAAGTAATTGAAGCAATTAATGTTTCAAAAGCGTTTGGCGATAGATTGTTATACGAGGGGTTGAATTTTAAATTACCTCCGGCCGGAATAGTTGGTATTATTGGACCTAACGGTGCAGGGAAAACAACTTTGTTCCGCATGATAATGAAACAAGAAACTCCTTCAAGTGGCGAATTTAAAGTTGGACCTACAGTTAAAATTGCCTACGTAGATCAAGCACATACCGACATTGATCCAAACAAAACAATTTATGAAGTACTGAGTGGAGGAAACGAAATTGTTGAAATTGGCGGCAGAGCGCTTAATTCGCGCGCATATATTTCTCGATTTAATTTTAATGGTTCTGATCAAGGCAAGAAGTGTGGTGTACTATCGGGCGGAGAGAGAAACAGATTGCATTTAGCATTAACATTAAAATCGGAAGCCAATGTGCTTTTATTGGATGAGCCCACCAACGATTTAGATGTAAACACCTTACGTGCTCTAGAAGAGGCGTTGGAAGATTTTGCAGGATGTGCTGTAATTATTTCCCACGACCGTTGGTTTTTAGACAGGGTTTGTACTCATATTCTTGCGTTTGAAGGAAACTCTCAAGTATATTATTTTGAAGGTGGATATTCTGACTATGAAGAAAACAGAAAGAAACGTATGGGCAATGAAGAACCTAAACGCATTCGCTATAAAAAATTAGCTGTGTAA
- a CDS encoding DUF433 domain-containing protein, with protein MNLLDRITIDQNICHGKPCIRGMRWPVEVIIDLLGSGMTIEQIIADHPELEKEDILASLNFAKLYLSGKSIKDAA; from the coding sequence ATGAATTTATTAGATCGAATTACAATAGACCAAAATATTTGTCATGGGAAACCTTGCATTCGAGGGATGCGATGGCCTGTAGAAGTTATAATTGATTTGCTTGGTTCGGGTATGACGATTGAGCAAATAATAGCAGATCATCCTGAGCTGGAAAAAGAAGATATACTGGCAAGTTTAAACTTTGCTAAACTTTATTTGTCCGGCAAATCGATAAAAGACGCTGCTTAA
- a CDS encoding T9SS type A sorting domain-containing protein — protein MKTIFFLLILFLFTAKQQIKSQIVYTDVQDTTVSYLNGGGYLLDVNNDAITDYSFAVGGDSTLQYWRIFGMASIGNTYDSINPTAPFGVNVFAHSISASIDSGISWRMYPGMNFMSFEVAQYDTGNAQYYWCGVTDKFMALKFMIGTNTHYGWLRMDVANNASWMKVKDYAFNSQPNQPILAGQTNNGMVGRADDFKDVGFSLFPNPTTGLLNIRATNTQAQNFVVLDMSGRKVLTLSEHTSHLQTIDCSTLERGMYLLKDEESQQAIRFIKE, from the coding sequence ATGAAAACAATTTTTTTTTTACTCATACTGTTTTTATTTACTGCAAAGCAGCAAATAAAATCACAAATAGTTTATACTGATGTGCAAGATACAACTGTTAGCTATTTAAACGGGGGCGGTTATTTATTAGATGTAAATAATGATGCTATAACAGACTATTCTTTTGCTGTTGGTGGAGATTCAACCTTGCAATATTGGAGAATATTTGGAATGGCAAGTATTGGCAATACCTACGATTCTATAAACCCGACTGCACCTTTTGGTGTAAATGTTTTTGCTCATTCCATAAGTGCATCAATAGATTCAGGAATTAGTTGGCGAATGTATCCGGGCATGAATTTTATGTCATTTGAAGTCGCACAATATGATACTGGTAATGCTCAATACTACTGGTGTGGTGTTACCGATAAATTTATGGCATTGAAATTTATGATTGGAACAAATACGCACTATGGTTGGCTTAGAATGGATGTTGCAAATAATGCTTCTTGGATGAAAGTAAAAGATTATGCTTTTAACAGCCAGCCCAATCAACCAATATTGGCTGGACAAACAAACAATGGAATGGTAGGAAGGGCTGATGATTTTAAAGATGTAGGGTTTTCATTATTCCCAAATCCTACAACCGGATTATTAAATATAAGGGCAACCAATACCCAAGCACAAAATTTTGTTGTATTGGATATGTCGGGTAGAAAAGTTCTTACGCTCTCAGAGCATACATCACACCTGCAAACTATTGATTGCTCAACGTTAGAGAGAGGCATGTATTTATTAAAAGATGAAGAGTCGCAACAAGCAATTAGATTCATCAAGGAATAA
- a CDS encoding helix-turn-helix domain-containing protein: protein MSSKKSIPTYELYDKLEQSIPFNCIELKEKSAYDTTEHHRHSYYEVFLFSKGSGKHTIDFNEYEIKPYSVHFVSPGQIHLVNRSLNSAGFVFLFSREFYQLEHTNTDSLFELPFFNNTSGVPILQLNAVVFAEFIATLNQIIAENNSTNQDKESIIRAYLNILFIKLKRIYESETIHINTALRHKSELVKKLRILIEKFFITHHKPSQYADLLNISTGYLNELTNEVVGKSSTELINERIVLEAKRILFHSDKTVSEIATELNYEDPAYFTRFFKSNTGLSPLEYREKQKAKQ from the coding sequence ATGAGTAGTAAGAAGTCAATACCTACATATGAGTTGTATGATAAGTTAGAGCAGAGTATTCCATTTAATTGTATTGAGTTAAAAGAAAAGAGTGCTTATGATACAACTGAACATCATAGGCACTCGTATTACGAAGTGTTTTTGTTTAGCAAGGGTAGTGGAAAGCATACAATTGATTTTAACGAGTATGAGATAAAACCTTATTCGGTACATTTTGTTTCTCCCGGACAAATCCATTTAGTAAATAGAAGTTTAAATTCTGCCGGGTTTGTATTTTTGTTCTCTAGAGAGTTTTATCAATTGGAACATACCAATACTGATAGCTTGTTTGAGCTGCCATTCTTTAACAATACTTCCGGGGTGCCCATTTTACAGCTAAATGCAGTTGTTTTTGCTGAGTTTATTGCAACACTCAACCAAATTATTGCTGAAAATAATTCTACAAACCAAGACAAAGAAAGCATCATACGTGCGTATCTAAATATACTTTTTATAAAACTCAAACGGATTTACGAAAGCGAGACTATTCACATCAATACAGCCTTGCGTCATAAATCCGAATTAGTAAAAAAGTTGAGAATTTTAATCGAGAAGTTTTTTATTACCCACCATAAGCCTAGTCAATATGCTGACTTGTTAAATATCAGCACAGGCTATTTGAATGAATTAACTAATGAAGTAGTTGGAAAGTCTTCTACCGAACTTATTAATGAGCGAATTGTTCTAGAAGCAAAACGTATCTTGTTTCACTCCGATAAAACAGTAAGTGAAATTGCAACTGAATTAAACTACGAAGATCCAGCCTATTTTACTCGCTTTTTTAAATCTAATACCGGACTAAGCCCACTTGAGTATAGGGAAAAACAAAAAGCAAAACAGTAG
- a CDS encoding CocE/NonD family hydrolase has protein sequence MKKSILFFLLFNMCMITYARIINQDSLYIVTNYYKIERKIPMRDGVKLFTSIYIPKNTSEKHPILIERTPYSCAPYGENNFYPFWSKRTKDYLVNENYIIVVQDVRGKYMSEGTFEDVRPYIPTKKTAQDVDEASDVFDAIEWLVKNIPNNNGCVGVSGISYPGFYAAMAALSYHPALKAISPQAPVADWWIGDDAHHNGAFFLLDNFDFQYYFGMPHKGNRTTAYPKFIYPTKDNYDFHLKMGSIKNLTKAYMNDSVKFWKDALNHPNYDDFWKSHSLIPHLKNIKSAVLTTGGLFDAEDCWGTWNVYKAIEKNCSNTANKIVVGPWFHGGWERSDGSKLGNVQFTQGVSDYYFKNIELPFFNFYLKNKGDISKISEATIYFTGENKWKQFSQWPPIGVTTTPMYLNEKSILSFTKPTVQLSNSKYISDPSKPVPYTEDVHLRRTKEYMCDDQRFASRRPDVLVFSTDTLTEDVTLAGPILAKLLVSISTTDADFVVKLIDVFPDNFNYSTENKYPMGGYQMLVRGEIFRGRYRNSLSTPEAFTPNKTEEVKFELPDVAHTFSKGHKIMVQIQSTWFPLADRNPQQFVDIYSCDEKDFVESTIKIFHDSNNSSCLLLPVLKNILPEK, from the coding sequence ATGAAGAAATCGATTTTATTTTTTTTACTTTTCAACATGTGCATGATTACCTATGCACGAATAATTAATCAAGATTCGCTTTATATTGTAACCAACTATTATAAAATAGAACGAAAAATCCCCATGCGTGATGGGGTAAAATTATTTACCTCCATCTATATCCCCAAAAACACTTCAGAAAAGCATCCAATATTGATTGAGAGAACGCCCTATTCATGCGCACCGTATGGCGAAAATAATTTTTATCCATTTTGGAGTAAACGAACCAAAGACTATTTAGTTAACGAAAATTATATAATTGTTGTTCAAGATGTGCGAGGAAAATATATGAGTGAAGGGACTTTTGAAGATGTAAGACCCTATATTCCTACAAAAAAAACAGCTCAAGATGTAGATGAAGCAAGCGATGTGTTTGATGCCATAGAATGGTTAGTAAAAAACATTCCAAATAACAATGGCTGTGTGGGTGTTTCGGGCATTTCATATCCCGGATTTTATGCAGCTATGGCTGCTTTATCCTACCATCCTGCACTAAAGGCTATTAGCCCACAAGCGCCTGTTGCCGACTGGTGGATTGGCGATGACGCACATCACAACGGAGCTTTTTTTCTTTTAGATAATTTCGATTTCCAATATTATTTCGGAATGCCACATAAGGGAAATAGAACTACTGCATATCCTAAATTTATTTATCCTACAAAAGATAATTATGATTTCCATTTAAAAATGGGTTCTATAAAAAATCTAACAAAGGCCTACATGAATGATTCTGTAAAGTTTTGGAAAGATGCCTTGAATCACCCTAACTACGATGACTTTTGGAAATCACATTCTCTTATCCCCCATTTAAAAAACATTAAATCCGCTGTACTAACTACCGGTGGATTGTTTGATGCAGAAGATTGCTGGGGAACATGGAATGTGTATAAAGCAATTGAAAAAAATTGCAGCAATACAGCAAATAAAATTGTTGTAGGACCTTGGTTTCACGGAGGCTGGGAACGTTCGGATGGAAGCAAATTAGGCAATGTACAATTTACCCAAGGTGTGTCTGATTATTATTTCAAAAATATTGAATTGCCTTTTTTTAACTTCTATTTAAAAAACAAAGGAGATATTTCTAAAATATCGGAAGCAACAATTTATTTTACAGGAGAAAACAAGTGGAAGCAATTCTCACAATGGCCACCAATTGGGGTTACCACAACACCAATGTATTTAAACGAGAAAAGCATATTGTCGTTTACAAAACCTACTGTACAACTTAGTAATTCAAAATACATAAGCGATCCTTCTAAGCCGGTACCATATACCGAAGATGTTCATTTGCGAAGAACAAAAGAATACATGTGCGATGACCAGCGATTTGCGTCTCGCAGACCCGATGTATTAGTATTTTCAACAGATACACTCACCGAAGATGTAACGCTTGCAGGGCCAATTCTGGCAAAACTATTGGTGAGCATTTCTACTACAGATGCAGATTTTGTTGTGAAATTAATAGATGTCTTTCCCGATAATTTTAACTATTCTACCGAAAACAAATACCCAATGGGTGGCTATCAAATGCTAGTACGAGGAGAAATATTTAGAGGAAGGTATAGAAATAGCCTGAGTACACCGGAGGCATTTACACCCAATAAAACAGAAGAAGTAAAATTTGAACTACCGGATGTTGCCCACACGTTTAGTAAAGGACATAAAATAATGGTTCAAATTCAAAGCACCTGGTTTCCGTTGGCAGATAGAAACCCTCAGCAGTTTGTAGATATTTATTCATGTGATGAAAAAGATTTTGTTGAATCAACCATAAAAATATTTCACGACTCCAATAATTCCTCCTGCTTACTATTGCCTGTACTAAAAAATATTCTACCCGAAAAATAG
- a CDS encoding bile acid:sodium symporter family protein yields MESNFITAIFLPLALGIIMLGLGLSLTINDFKRVVLYPKAVFIGLFCQMIILPVICFGIAIAFALPPELAVGLMLLSASPGGPTANLYSHLSKGDVALNISLTAVNSLLTLFTLPFIVNLSIDYFMESGQVIPMQFKKIIEVFAIVLVPVAIGMMIKSKSPGLSVKLDKPVRILSALFLVLIIVAAVIKEKANIVEFFKQVGFAALVFNVLSMAAGYYIPRLFKLDLKQAIAIGMEIGIHNGTLAIYIAITVIGNSAMSIPPAIYSLLMFFTAAVFGYLVNIGRKDVA; encoded by the coding sequence ATGGAATCAAACTTTATTACAGCTATATTTTTGCCTCTTGCTTTAGGAATTATTATGCTTGGGCTGGGGCTTTCACTTACCATAAACGATTTTAAACGGGTGGTACTTTATCCAAAAGCTGTATTTATTGGGTTATTCTGCCAGATGATAATTTTACCAGTAATTTGTTTTGGTATTGCCATTGCATTTGCACTTCCTCCTGAACTGGCTGTAGGATTGATGTTGCTGTCGGCCTCTCCCGGTGGACCAACTGCAAATTTGTATAGCCATTTGTCAAAAGGAGATGTAGCGCTTAATATTTCTCTTACTGCAGTTAATAGTCTTCTTACACTTTTTACACTTCCGTTTATTGTAAATCTATCTATCGACTATTTTATGGAGTCGGGGCAGGTAATCCCAATGCAGTTTAAAAAAATTATCGAAGTGTTTGCCATTGTGCTTGTTCCGGTTGCAATTGGAATGATGATAAAATCGAAATCTCCCGGATTATCGGTTAAGCTAGATAAGCCAGTTAGAATTTTATCTGCACTTTTTTTAGTGCTTATCATTGTAGCTGCTGTAATTAAAGAGAAGGCAAACATTGTTGAGTTTTTTAAACAAGTAGGTTTTGCTGCACTTGTATTCAATGTTTTAAGTATGGCTGCCGGATATTATATTCCCAGATTGTTTAAACTAGATTTAAAACAAGCTATTGCTATTGGTATGGAAATAGGCATACACAACGGAACGCTTGCTATTTATATTGCAATTACTGTAATTGGAAATAGTGCTATGAGCATACCGCCTGCTATATATAGTTTATTAATGTTTTTTACCGCAGCCGTGTTTGGTTATTTGGTAAATATTGGACGAAAGGACGTAGCCTAG